A single window of Vigna unguiculata cultivar IT97K-499-35 chromosome 1, ASM411807v1, whole genome shotgun sequence DNA harbors:
- the LOC114188982 gene encoding uncharacterized protein LOC114188982: MRLNPEKCVFGVPAGKFLGFMLTARGIEANPDKCAAITEMRSPKNLTEIQRLIGRLTFLARFLPRLTEKVRPILKIMKKQTAEKWDGQCEAMFQEIKELISSPPIMTRPVEGLPLQLYLSVSDDTISAALIQEVPEQRPVYFISRVLQSAETRY; this comes from the coding sequence CTTAATCCTGAGAAGTGTGTCTTTGGGGTGCCGGCCGGGAAATTTCTGGGTTTCATGCTGACCGCCCGAGGCATAGAGGCAAACCCAGACAAATGCGCCGCTATTACTGAGATGAGAAGTCCCAAGAACTTGACGGAGATCCAACGGCTGATAGGACGGCTAACTTTTCTGGCGCGTTTCTTACCCAGACTAACGGAGAAGGTCAGGCCGATCCTGAAGATCATGAAGAAGCAAACCGCAGAAAAATGGGACGGTCAATGCGAGGCGATGTTTCAGGAGATAAAGGAATTGATCAGCAGTCCCCCCATAATGACCCGACCGGTAGAAGGATTGCCTCTGCAATTATACTTGTCAGTATCAGATGACACGATCAGTGCGGCCTTAATACAAGAAGTCCCTGAGCAGCGGCCCGTTTATTTCATCAGTCGAGTGTTGCAGAGTGCAGAAACAAGGTATTAG